The stretch of DNA TAAACGAGTTTACACCATGAAAAAGGTCGCTCCTGATGGTTCGCCAACCCAGTCTGCTCATCCGGCAAGGTTTTCTCCAGATGACAAGTTTTCGAAACAAAGAATCGCCTGCAAGAGACGTTTCGGACTATTATTAACCCAACAACCAAAGCCTGCGATGTGAAAGAACATTTTTAAAACGGAATATGTAGGATAGTAAAAGCTCAACTAACAATTTCACTACTTTTATCGGGACAACCAAAAAGCTTTATGTGTGCATGTTACAGTGTTGAGAAATCAGAATGAACTTTACTTGTCAATGTGTCTTGCTGACTTACCATCACAGAAACGGAAATTATAATCTTTTAATATTCAAAGTTTCACTCAAACACTGAAAAAGGATGTTTCACTATAACCATGTGGTGTGTTTTATTGATAGATCAAATATCCCTTCTTTATCACAATGCTTTTAAACCCCAGTAATGCCATTTTTTCGGCTTCCCAATTTGTGTTTAATTTAGTAGATTTTAATTGTTGCTTTATTTGTGTGattatatattcagatattgcaGCATTTTTATTCACCTTTCATTAAATATTTGCTTACAACATATGCTGGGTTAATGCTGGATATTTTTCATTCAGAAAAGATTTCTAGACAAGCCACTTGTGTATGGAAACTACGAGATCAATTCTTTGAGTTTAACTGAATATCTTTTGTACTTTATTGATTTGTAAAGTGGTGAATAATGGCTGACCATCTTTCTTtcggaattatttttatttgtgactTATAGGCCTACTCGCACCAATGAGCATGCTGTTTGTGTAGAGTGGTGTAATGTGCTAACtacttgaaatttcaatcatatAATCTTCTGAATGCATTTTTCCATAGACACATTCAAATCTATTTAATATTGCGAATCAATTTCCTATCctgtattttgatttttgtgTCTGACATTGAAAATGGACTCAAAGTTGTCTGGAAAACTGCTTCTCAAAACAAAGTAAGTTTTTTTCctcttatttaaaaaatgatttaaaacatgCAAAATTGTACTTTATTATCAACTAATGGTCCATAATTTAGGTGTTTAAAGATTGTTCTCTTTCTAGTTTTGCTTGCCCACCCAATCTATTGCACCTTGGGTTAGGTGGTGGGCATGGTATATGAACCCGAAATGTGTAACCCGCGATGTCATTATTCATTTCCTACTTTCTAATAACTAAATTGTTCTGTTATTTTTTAGCTTTGCAGTGAAGCATAAATGGGAGCCATTTTACACTGGAGGATCAGTAGTTTGTCataatgatggtaaaacattgtTATGTTCATGTGGAGATTCTGTCAAAGTCATTAATATTGAAACTGGAGAAGTAAAACACAGTTTGTCTCAGGTTGGGGtgatttttgttcaatttaaatatgaataaaaatgaaagacTATCATTGTTTCAGCAATATAATGTTGGAGAGGTCGAACTGAAAAAACTCGACAGGTTTCTGAATGATGATTAATCCTATATCATTGTGAACAAGCAAATTCATAATCACTATCATACCCAGATCTGTGGAGTTTGAGTTcatcttatttatttttcttgatattgaacATGAGTTGacattctaatttttttgagtCCAAGTCCCATTTTAGACCCTTATTAATGATGATAATTGAGATACAAATTTTTAGGAAAACTCAAATTGCATTGAGTTAACTAAGCAGTCTCAATGGGCACTTTAAGAAGGAACGTGTACGGCATTGTGTCTTTTAACAAAATTAAGTTCGAAGCTGGAGAGTTGAAATTTCTTCTAATATGTGGCTAAAGTTGGATTCAAATGATTTGTCATTTCGGGAGTCATTTTTCAATATCTCGTCGTTTGGAGTCGGGGCTGGGTGTGAATTTTTAGCTAATCCAAACTCCGagaatatcaaattttatatggAAGCCTTTGTATACACAAGCTGTCTTTTATAGGCCCCATTTGATAACACTGTTTTAGTTACTTTGAAAACTTCTTCTTTTATCGCCattgaaagtttgaaaattctGATCCGCGACTAAT from Styela clava chromosome 14, kaStyClav1.hap1.2, whole genome shotgun sequence encodes:
- the LOC144431904 gene encoding H/ACA ribonucleoprotein complex subunit 3-like translates to MFLQYYLDDNGKRVYTMKKVAPDGSPTQSAHPARFSPDDKFSKQRIACKRRFGLLLTQQPKPAM